A genome region from Mycolicibacterium litorale includes the following:
- a CDS encoding HNH endonuclease: MAQRKKSPSRSAGHKRAAAAGPPGPAASARVLHSVENHRVEPAVHDGSLWGRRRVLLLNSTYEPLTALPLRRAVVMLMCGKADVVHDDPAGPVIHSASRSITVPTVIRLRSFVRVPYRARVPMTRAALMHRDRFRCAYCGAKADTVDHVVPRSRGGAHSWENCVAACAPCNHRKADHLLTELGWTLRSAPLPPKGQHWRLLSTVKELDPAWVRYLGEGAA; the protein is encoded by the coding sequence ATGGCGCAACGCAAGAAAAGCCCGTCGAGATCGGCCGGCCACAAGCGTGCGGCCGCGGCCGGCCCCCCGGGTCCCGCGGCGAGCGCCCGCGTCCTGCACAGCGTGGAAAACCACCGCGTCGAGCCTGCGGTGCACGACGGGTCGTTGTGGGGCCGACGCCGCGTGTTGCTGCTGAACTCCACCTATGAACCGCTGACGGCGCTGCCGCTGCGGCGGGCGGTGGTCATGCTGATGTGCGGTAAGGCCGACGTCGTGCACGACGACCCGGCCGGTCCGGTGATCCACTCGGCCAGCCGCAGCATCACGGTGCCGACCGTCATCCGGCTGCGCAGTTTCGTCCGCGTGCCCTACCGGGCGCGGGTGCCGATGACCCGGGCCGCGCTGATGCACCGCGACCGGTTCCGCTGCGCCTACTGCGGCGCCAAGGCCGACACCGTCGACCACGTGGTGCCGCGCAGCCGCGGCGGCGCCCACTCGTGGGAGAACTGCGTGGCGGCGTGCGCGCCGTGCAATCACCGCAAGGCCGACCATCTGCTCACCGAACTGGGCTGGACGCTGCGGTCGGCGCCGCTGCCGCCCAAGGGGCAGCACTGGCGGTTGCTGTCGACGGTCAAGGAGCTCGACCCGGCGTGGGTGCGATATCTGGGTGAGGGAGCGGCCTGA
- a CDS encoding DUF5130 domain-containing protein yields the protein MASGEVKVTGHRAAVERQGLPYGWALTTSGRLSGVTEPGTLSVDYPFATKDLVVLDDALKYGSRAAKARFAVYIGDLGADTAATAREILSQVPTPNNAVLLAVSPDQHAIEVVYGVDVKGRGIETAAPLGVSAAAASFQEGNLMDGLISAIRVLSAGVSPR from the coding sequence GTGGCAAGTGGTGAAGTCAAGGTCACCGGTCACCGCGCGGCGGTCGAGCGCCAGGGGCTGCCCTACGGCTGGGCGCTGACCACGAGCGGCCGCCTGTCCGGGGTGACCGAGCCCGGCACCCTGTCGGTCGACTACCCGTTCGCGACCAAGGACCTCGTCGTGCTCGACGACGCGCTCAAGTACGGCTCGCGGGCGGCCAAGGCGCGGTTCGCGGTGTACATCGGCGACCTCGGCGCCGACACCGCCGCCACCGCGCGTGAGATCCTGTCGCAGGTGCCCACGCCCAACAACGCGGTGCTGCTGGCGGTTTCGCCGGACCAGCACGCGATCGAGGTCGTCTACGGCGTCGACGTCAAGGGCCGCGGTATCGAGACCGCCGCCCCGCTGGGCGTCTCGGCGGCCGCCGCGTCGTTCCAGGAGGGCAACCTCATGGACGGGCTGATCAGCGCGATCCGCGTGCTGTCGGCGGGCGTCTCACCGCGCTAG
- a CDS encoding globin — MTQPARSFYDEVGGHETFNAIVARFYELVREDEILRPLYPEDELDAAEVRLRMFLEQYWGGPRTYSDQRGHPRLRMRHAPFRIGYIERDAWLRCMHTAVASIDSATLDDEHRRELLSYLEMAAQSMVNSPF; from the coding sequence GTGACGCAACCAGCCCGGTCGTTCTACGACGAAGTCGGTGGCCACGAGACGTTCAACGCGATCGTGGCGCGGTTCTACGAGCTGGTACGCGAGGACGAGATCCTGCGCCCGCTGTACCCCGAGGACGAACTCGACGCGGCCGAGGTGCGGCTGCGCATGTTCCTCGAACAGTATTGGGGCGGCCCGCGCACCTACTCCGACCAGCGGGGACATCCACGCCTGCGGATGCGGCACGCGCCGTTCCGCATCGGCTACATCGAGCGCGACGCTTGGCTGCGCTGCATGCACACCGCGGTCGCATCGATCGATTCGGCGACGCTCGACGACGAGCACCGCAGGGAGCTGCTGAGCTACCTCGAGATGGCCGCCCAGTCGATGGTCAACTCGCCCTTCTGA
- the ctaJ gene encoding aa3-type cytochrome oxidase subunit CtaJ: MHSLFVLVPLGLTAVLALLIWRGKGPHPASYKMSEPWRYSPILWAAEEPSGHHTATTGRSIQADSAAEGGNVGEHHSNHVTIGGGASGKW; encoded by the coding sequence ATGCACTCTCTCTTCGTCCTCGTGCCGTTGGGACTGACCGCGGTCCTCGCCCTCCTGATCTGGCGTGGCAAGGGTCCGCACCCGGCGAGCTACAAAATGTCCGAACCGTGGCGGTACTCGCCGATCCTGTGGGCGGCCGAGGAACCCTCGGGTCACCACACGGCCACGACCGGTCGCAGCATTCAGGCCGACTCCGCCGCGGAGGGCGGCAACGTCGGCGAACACCATTCGAATCACGTGACGATCGGAGGCGGCGCAAGTGGCAAGTGGTGA